From a region of the Streptomyces caniferus genome:
- a CDS encoding HpcH/HpaI aldolase/citrate lyase family protein: MRPAPPTPRPAAASTPLTWLYVPGDRPEVVAKALGCGADVVVVDLEDAVAPDRKEHALRATAELLADPRPGRSPVHVRVNALDGPLAETEIRTLAALPGLAGLRLPKVQSPADVQRAADWATTAAGPVARHLRHDAEGAVRPAGHALAGRLAPPPTATGAGTATLAPAAAAPTALPAAPALYALLESALGIEHAFAIATAHPALRGIALGEADLCGELGVRDDAGLAWPRSRTVVAARAAGLAPPPQSVYPDVHDLEGLARSCAEGRALGFLGRAAVHPRQLPVIEAAYLPSAEEIAAARETVRAATAEGGGALALPDGRFVDAAVVAGARRVLELAERRR, translated from the coding sequence GTGAGGCCGGCTCCCCCGACGCCTCGGCCTGCGGCCGCCTCCACCCCGCTGACCTGGCTGTACGTTCCCGGGGACCGCCCCGAGGTGGTCGCCAAGGCGCTCGGCTGCGGAGCCGATGTGGTCGTGGTCGACCTGGAGGACGCGGTCGCCCCGGACCGCAAGGAACACGCGCTGCGCGCGACGGCCGAGCTGCTGGCCGACCCGCGCCCCGGCCGCTCCCCGGTCCATGTGCGCGTCAATGCGCTCGACGGCCCGCTCGCCGAGACCGAGATCCGCACGCTCGCCGCGCTGCCGGGCCTGGCCGGTCTGCGGCTGCCCAAGGTGCAGAGCCCGGCGGATGTCCAGCGCGCCGCCGACTGGGCGACGACGGCGGCCGGGCCCGTCGCACGGCACCTCCGGCACGACGCGGAAGGGGCCGTGCGCCCGGCGGGGCACGCCCTCGCGGGCCGCCTCGCCCCTCCCCCCACGGCCACCGGAGCCGGCACCGCCACCCTGGCCCCCGCGGCCGCCGCCCCCACGGCTCTCCCCGCCGCCCCGGCGCTGTACGCCCTGCTCGAATCCGCGCTGGGCATCGAGCACGCCTTCGCCATCGCCACCGCGCACCCGGCCCTGCGCGGGATCGCCCTCGGTGAGGCCGATCTGTGCGGGGAACTGGGGGTGCGGGACGACGCGGGGCTGGCCTGGCCGCGCAGCCGGACCGTGGTCGCCGCCCGCGCGGCCGGGCTGGCCCCGCCGCCGCAGTCGGTCTACCCCGACGTCCACGACCTGGAGGGGCTGGCCCGGTCCTGCGCGGAGGGCCGGGCGCTGGGGTTCCTGGGCCGGGCGGCGGTCCATCCCCGTCAGCTCCCGGTCATCGAGGCCGCGTACCTCCCCTCGGCGGAGGAGATCGCGGCGGCACGGGAGACGGTGCGGGCGGCCACGGCGGAGGGCGGCGGGGCGCTGGCGCTGCCGGACGGCCGGTTCGTGGACGCGGCGGTGGTCGCGGGGGCCCGGCGGGTACTGGAGCTGGCCGAACGCCGGCGCTGA
- the lgt gene encoding prolipoprotein diacylglyceryl transferase encodes MDLAFIPSPSVGVVHLGPIPLRGYAFCIIIGVFVGVWLGNKRWVARGGRSGTVADIAVWAVPFGLVGGRLYHVITTYEPYFGPNGHPLDAFKVWEGGLGIWGAVALGAVGAWIGCRRRGIPLPAYADALAPGLAIGQAIGRWGNWFNQELYGKPTDVPWALKISSDPAIGRIGGTYHPTFLYECLWCLGVAALVIWADKRFRLGHGRAFALYVAAYCAGRAWIEYMRVDEAHHILGLRLNVWTALIVFVLAVGYFVISAKKAPGREAVVEPGAQPAGDEDGEGTDGAEGAGGTTESSDAGAADDAKVSVEKPSSKAASQDDAAEAGADGTAEAAESGKEAESAKDTSDGEKGEDGADAPAADAAKPAGSGSTKKS; translated from the coding sequence ATGGACCTCGCATTCATTCCCAGCCCGTCGGTCGGCGTCGTACATCTCGGCCCGATCCCGCTGCGCGGCTACGCATTCTGCATCATCATCGGCGTCTTCGTCGGCGTCTGGCTCGGCAACAAGCGCTGGGTAGCGCGCGGTGGCCGCTCCGGCACCGTAGCCGACATCGCCGTATGGGCCGTGCCCTTCGGGCTGGTCGGCGGACGCCTCTACCACGTCATCACGACGTACGAGCCGTACTTCGGCCCGAACGGCCACCCGCTCGACGCCTTCAAGGTGTGGGAGGGCGGCCTCGGCATCTGGGGCGCGGTCGCGCTCGGCGCCGTGGGTGCCTGGATCGGCTGCCGCAGGCGCGGCATCCCGCTCCCGGCCTACGCCGACGCGCTGGCGCCGGGCCTGGCCATCGGGCAGGCGATCGGCCGCTGGGGCAACTGGTTCAACCAGGAGCTGTACGGCAAGCCGACCGACGTCCCGTGGGCGCTGAAGATCAGCTCCGACCCGGCCATCGGACGCATCGGCGGCACCTACCACCCGACCTTCCTCTACGAGTGCCTGTGGTGCCTCGGCGTCGCGGCGCTGGTGATCTGGGCCGACAAGCGCTTCCGGCTCGGCCACGGGCGGGCCTTCGCGCTGTACGTCGCCGCCTACTGCGCCGGCCGTGCCTGGATCGAGTACATGCGGGTCGACGAGGCGCACCACATCCTCGGCCTGCGGCTCAACGTCTGGACCGCGCTGATCGTCTTCGTCCTGGCCGTCGGCTACTTCGTGATCTCCGCCAAGAAGGCACCCGGCCGGGAAGCCGTCGTCGAGCCGGGGGCCCAGCCCGCCGGGGACGAGGACGGCGAGGGGACCGACGGCGCCGAGGGTGCCGGCGGGACCACCGAGTCCTCTGACGCCGGCGCCGCCGATGACGCCAAGGTGTCGGTCGAGAAGCCGTCGTCGAAGGCAGCGTCGCAGGACGACGCCGCGGAGGCGGGCGCCGACGGCACCGCCGAGGCGGCCGAGTCCGGCAAGGAGGCGGAGTCCGCGAAGGACACGTCCGACGGTGAGAAGGGCGAGGACGGGGCGGACGCCCCCGCGGCGGACGCCGCCAAGCCCGCCGGAAGCGGCAGCACCAAGAAGTCCTGA
- a CDS encoding CaiB/BaiF CoA transferase family protein — translation MTDPSLSGRPEPGAGGRTAPEPPSPGPLAGLRVLDLATLFAGPLAATLLGDYGAEVIKVEHPHRPDPSRGHGPAKNGVGLWWKLLGRNKKTVTLDLSHPDGRDVLLRLAAGADVVVENFRPGTLERWGLGWEELSARNPGLVLARVTGFGQFGPYARRPGFGTLAEAMSGFAAITGEPDGPPTLPPFGLADAIAALTTSYAVMAALHRRTATGRGQVIDLALIEPMLTVLGPQPLWYDQLGHVQPRTGNRSANVAPRNTYRTADGSWVAVSTSAESVAGRVMRLVGRPEVIDEPWFATGAGRARHAEELDGAVAGWIARHDRAEVLAAFEKAEAAVAPIYDIREVMADPQYQALDSITEVPDEELGTVRMQNVLFRLSETPGGIRWAGRPHGADTDEVLAGIGLTGPEIDALRVAGVL, via the coding sequence ATGACCGATCCGTCCCTGTCCGGGCGGCCCGAGCCCGGCGCCGGCGGCCGCACCGCCCCCGAGCCCCCCTCCCCCGGTCCGCTCGCCGGGCTGCGGGTGCTCGATCTCGCCACCCTGTTCGCCGGTCCGCTCGCCGCCACCCTGCTGGGGGACTACGGCGCCGAGGTGATCAAGGTCGAGCATCCGCACCGGCCCGACCCCTCGCGCGGCCACGGCCCCGCCAAGAACGGCGTCGGCCTGTGGTGGAAGCTGCTGGGCCGCAACAAGAAGACCGTCACGCTCGACCTCTCCCACCCGGACGGCCGGGACGTCCTGCTGCGGCTGGCCGCCGGCGCGGATGTCGTCGTCGAGAACTTCCGGCCGGGGACCCTGGAGCGGTGGGGGCTGGGCTGGGAGGAGCTGTCGGCCCGCAATCCGGGGCTGGTGCTGGCCCGGGTCACCGGCTTCGGGCAGTTCGGCCCGTACGCCCGCCGGCCCGGGTTCGGGACCTTGGCCGAGGCGATGAGCGGTTTCGCCGCGATCACCGGCGAGCCGGACGGGCCGCCGACCCTGCCGCCGTTCGGCCTCGCCGACGCGATCGCCGCGCTGACCACGTCGTACGCCGTGATGGCCGCGCTGCACCGGCGGACGGCCACCGGGCGCGGCCAGGTCATCGACCTGGCGCTGATCGAACCGATGCTGACCGTCCTCGGCCCGCAGCCGCTCTGGTACGACCAGCTCGGTCACGTCCAGCCGCGGACCGGGAACCGCTCCGCCAATGTCGCGCCGCGCAACACCTACCGCACCGCCGACGGCTCCTGGGTGGCGGTATCCACGTCGGCCGAGTCGGTCGCCGGGCGGGTGATGCGGCTGGTCGGCCGGCCCGAGGTGATCGACGAGCCCTGGTTCGCGACCGGCGCGGGGCGGGCCCGTCATGCCGAGGAGCTCGATGGGGCGGTCGCCGGCTGGATCGCCCGGCACGACCGCGCCGAGGTGCTGGCCGCCTTCGAGAAGGCCGAGGCGGCGGTGGCGCCCATCTACGACATCCGCGAGGTGATGGCGGATCCGCAGTATCAGGCGCTGGACTCGATCACCGAGGTCCCGGACGAGGAGCTGGGCACCGTCCGGATGCAGAACGTCCTCTTCCGGCTCTCCGAGACGCCCGGCGGCATCCGGTGGGCGGGGCGCCCGCACGGTGCGGACACGGACGAGGTGCTCGCCGGCATCGGGCTGACCGGTCCCGAGATCGACGCGCTGCGCGTGGCGGGTGTGCTGTGA